The following proteins are encoded in a genomic region of Hippoglossus hippoglossus isolate fHipHip1 chromosome 3, fHipHip1.pri, whole genome shotgun sequence:
- the ccnd1 gene encoding G1/S-specific cyclin-D1 — protein MEDQLLCCEVDSIRRAYQDVNLLNDRVLHTMLKAEETYLPSPNYFKCVQKEIIPKMRKIVATWMLEVCEEQKCEEEVFPLAMNYLDRFLSVEATRKTRLQLLGATCMFLASKMKETVPLTAEKLCIYTDNSIQPGELLQMELLVLNKLKWDLASVTPHDFIEHFLSKLKIYPSTKQILRKHAQTFVALCATDVNFIASPPSMVAAGSVVAAVQGLYLKSQDASLSSQNLTNFLSQVIRSDPDCLRSCQEQIESLLESSLRQAQQHSSTTETKLMDDDVDLSCTPTDVRDINI, from the exons ATGGAGGACCAGCTACTGTGCTGCGAGGTGGACTCCATCAGGAGAGCCTACCAGGACGTCAACCTGCTCAACGACCGGGTTCTCCACACCATGCTGAAGGCAGAGGAAACCTACCTACCGTCTCCTAACTACTTCAAGTGTGTTCAGAAAGAAATAATTCCTAAAATGCGGAAAATAGTTGCCACATGGATGTTAGAG GTCTGCGAAGAACAGAAATGCGAGGAGGAGGTTTTCCCCCTAGCTATGAACTATTTGGACAGATTTTTATCAGTGGAGGCCACCAGGAAAACCCGACTACAGCTGCTGGGAGCCACATGCATGTTTCTAGCATCTAAGATGAAGGAGACAGTTCCCTTAACAGCAGAGAAACTCTGTATCTACACAGACAACTCAATTCAGCCTGGAGAACTACTG CAAATGGAACTGCTGGTTCTCAACAAGCTGAAGTGGGATCTGGCTTCAGTCACACCCCACGACTTCATTGAACACTTCCTGTCCAAGCTGAAGATCTACCCGTCCACCAAGCAGATCCTGAGGAAGCATGCCCAGACCTTTGTGGCACTCTGTGCTACAG ATGTTAACTTCATTGCCAGTCCTCCATCCATGGTGGCAGCGGGCAGTGTGGTTGCAGCTGTTCAAGGTCTCTACCTGAAGAGTCAAGATGCCTCCTTGTCCTCCCAAAACCTCACCAACTTCCTGTCGCAAGTCATTCGCAGTGACCCG GACTGCCTGCGTTCATGTCAGGAGCAGATAGAGTCTTTGCTAGAGTCGAGCCTGCGGCAGGCTCAGCAACATAGCAGTACAACAGAAACCAAACTAATGGATGACGACGTGGACCTGTCCTGCACCCCAACAGACGTCAGAGACATAAACATCTGA